A genomic region of Pyrus communis chromosome 14, drPyrComm1.1, whole genome shotgun sequence contains the following coding sequences:
- the LOC137715587 gene encoding uncharacterized protein — MIKNTMHSLDDRIEEMDMKYKKIVGNLAANLAATTLKVKSRYFHRIGVSGKGTLKIYDNIKGLPDHKIFCPGKSYPVIVRHSNSLSADDDARIDARGAAIRILSDETSDSSLFDLTLKTGNAFYARTIANFATWLVCGLPAREEFVKRAPHVRDAVWTSLRHANSYAELHYYSNICRLFRFEDGQEMYVKFKLRPSDENISEEAGKVEPIGILPPDTGAIPRNDNDTRPLLFLAEDFQSRVNAKGVRYIFQLQVRPVPHDEAARDVALDCTKPWSESEFPYIDVGEVNINHNLSAEQSEQLDFNPFLRCHEVDVIRASSCSQSASIDHGRSLIYEICQHLRNGAPLPEAWKIFIEQSDVKVDLSGCPMAATLMKKDAQNVTLERTLFQTLWISVGEGGFVGSRAIAMPGVRVEVGGSLSALSLAMKEEIIKSR; from the coding sequence ATGATCAAGAACACCATGCATTCGTTGGACGATAGAATAGAAGAGATGGATATGAAATATAAGAAAATTGTCGGTAACCTTGCTGCAAATTTGGCTGCCACAACTCTGAAGGTTAAGTCAAGATATTTCCATCGAATCGGTGTTAGTGGGAAGGGAACCTTGAAGATCTATGACAACATCAAAGGCCTGCCAGACCATAAAATCTTCTGCCCAGGAAAGAGCTACCCTGTCATAGTTCGGCACAGCAACAGCTTGAGCGCTGATGATGATGCAAGGATTGATGCGCGTGGTGCAGCTATAAGAATACTTTCAGATGAAACTAGTGACTCTTCACTATTTGACCTGACACTGAAGACAGGAAATGCATTCTACGCCCGCACAATTGCCAATTTTGCAACGTGGCTTGTCTGTGGGCTTCCTGCACGGGAGGAGTTTGTTAAGCGAGCCCCACATGTGCGTGATGCAGTATGGACTTCCTTGCGCCATGCAAACTCATATgctgaactacattattactcGAATATATGCAGGCTGTTCCGGTTCGAAGATGGACAAGAAATGTATGTCAAGTTCAAGTTGAGGCCTTCTGACGAGAATATTAGTGAGGAAGCTGGTAAGGTGGAGCCAATTGGAATTCTTCCACCTGATACAGGTGCAATTCCGAGGAATGATAATGATACTCGTCCTCTACTTTTCCTTGCTGAAGATTTCCAAAGTCGTGTGAATGCCAAAGGAGTTCGTTATATTTTCCAGTTACAGGTCCGCCCAGTTCCACATGATGAAGCTGCGCGTGACGTTGCACTTGACTGCACGAAACCATGGAGTGAGTCTGAGTTCCCATATATTGATGTTGGAGAGGTTAACATCAACCATAATCTGTCTGCAGAACAATCAGAACAGTTGGACTTCAATCCATTTCTTCGATGCCATGAAGTGGATGTCATCCGAGCTTCATCATGCTCCCAGAGTGCTTCTATTGATCATGGGCGTTCATTGATCTATGAGATATGCCAACACCTGAGGAACGGTGCACCCCTTCCAGAGGCATGGAAGATCTTCATAGAGCAATCCGATGTCAAAGTAGACCTCTCCGGTTGTCCGATGGCTGCAACATTGATGAAAAAAGACGCGCAAAACGTGACACTGGAAAGAACTTTGTTTCAGACTCTGTGG